TAATTTAATTCAAGCTGATTTAACAGATGAGCAAGCTCTTAAAACCATGTTTCAAGAGATACAACCGGATGCAGTGATCCATGCGGGGGCTCAATCTCAACCCAATTTTTGTCAACAATATCCTGAACTCTCTCATCAAATTAATGTTACAGTTTCCCTTCTAATTGCTAACTTCTGTGCAGATTTAAATATTCCTTGTGTATTTACATCAACAGATTTAGTTTTTAATGGGTTAAATCCACCCTATCGGGAAACTGATCCGGTTTCTCCAGTGAGTTATTATGGAGAGCAAAAAGTATTAGCTGAACAGGGAATGTTAGAACGATACCCCAGAACAGCAATTTGCAGAATGCCGTTAATGTTTGGGAATGTTCCTCCCCATGCAACCAATTTTATTCAACCGTTTATTCAAGCTCTAAAAGACGGAAAAGAGTTAAAGTTATTTGTCGATGAATTTAGAACTCCCGTGAGTGGAACAACCGCAGCAAAGGGATTATTATTAGCGTTAGAAAAAACTCAAGGAATTCTTCATTTAGGCGGGAAAGAACGTCTCTCTCGTTATGAATTGGGAAAACTCATGGCTGAGATTTTAGAGCTTCCTGCTGATTTGATTAAACCTTGTTCTCAAGCAGAGATTAAAATGTCTGCACCCCGTCCTCCTGATGTTTCTTTAGAAAGTTCTAAAGCGTTTAATTTAGGATATCAACCCTTATCTATTCGAGAGGAATTACAACTTTTAAACCGTTGATCATCATCAAATTTCACGTAGAGACGTGCCATGGCACGTCTCTACACTAGACTGCTTTCTATCATCTTGAAGTCCTGGGATAATTAATGATATTCTGCTATAATAGTTTAAGCAGGAATGATCGATGATTTTGAATACCCTTGTAATTGAAGTTTAGCTACTTCCTGAACTTGAGAATGAGGATCAATAGCTAGGGTTTTTAAGACAGAAATGGGGGTATTGGGGTGTTGAGCGATCGCATATTTAACCAACCAAGAATTAGAATATTGAACCTGTTCTATTATTGTTGATAAGAGTGATGGAGACGTTTGAGAATCTAATAAAACAATCGCACGAATCACCGGAGGGGAAGTTTTAGCATAATAGGCAATTAAATGTCCTACTCCTTCTGGAGTTTGAGCTAAAGATTGAGCAGCAATTGTCCTAATTTGGGCTTCAATATCATATAATAACCCTTGTAAAATTACCGTTGGGGTCTGGGAATGAGCCGCTAATAACAGACGATTTTCATGGGAACATTCTGATAGTTGTTTCCATAATAGCCCAGGTTTATTACAATCAGTAGCAATTTCTAAGATATCCAAAAAATTATTTTTTTTTGCTACCTTTTTAAGAGGTGCTTCCAACAAGCTTAGTGATGGTTTTAAATAGCGAATATTATTTACTCTTCCGTTAAGATTTAATCCATCAATCATAAAATTAGGGAGTAACTCTAGTTGAAATAACTGATCTAAATAATTGCTATCCTCCGACCCATTGTGATAGAGTTCTGCTCGATCAATTAATTCTTTTTTTACAGATTCATTAAACCCTGACATCATAATACTACCCCTTTGTGTGATTAGGATTCATAAAAATGGTGTTAAATTTAGAGAAAAGATGAAGGATAAAAAACAAGGATTATTAGAGGTACAAAAGTCTATATTTAACCTTTCAATACCACTAATTTAGTGTGAAATTGAGGACTGAAGGGATTAAATTAAGGGGGAGATAGAGGAAATTCAGTCTTCCCTGATTTCTCAGTGAATCAATGAGGATTTGATGAAAGTTTTAATACAGCTAAAACATTGGGATTTGGATGGTTAGCCGCCCATTAAAAAAACTATCTGGGGCTGTCTTCAACTGAACCAAAAGACAAATCGTTGAGAGGGGAATTTGATATAATAATGGGGAATCTGTTGAACATAAAATCGAAAACTGAGAATTACTCAAAACCGGTTTAGGAAACTCATTGAGTAATTCAAGTAAGGTTTCTCCAGGGGTATTTGGATTAGTCGCAACCAGATGGCGAGTTGCCACGTCCACACTCATTCCCAAGGCTTTTAACACCTCTGGGGGGCATTAGAATTATTGGCAACCAGTCGCGCTAATTCTATACTTTGTTGAGCAAGTTCGACTAAACGTTCGCCAGAAGTTGTCGGGTTTGCTGCTTCATGTTGAAGAATAATGCACTCTGGTAAGATCATGATGTTGACAACGTTTAGGCGTTAAAAAATTAACATCACCTTTAATCGTCTACAGGTAATTTAGATTTAATTTGTTCGACAAAGGCTTTATGATCAACAACAGGTTTAGGAATATAATCATCAGCACCACTTTGGGCTAAAAAGTTTTCTCGATCACCTGTTGTCGCATGGGCAGTGACTAAAATAACGGGTAGTTTTGCTGTTTCTGGGTTGGCTTTTAACATTTGGGTAATTTTAATCCCATCAACGGCTTTCCCGTCGTAATAACTATTCGTTAAAGACACATCCATTAAAATTAGATCGGCTTGTTTATTAACCGCCATTTGCATCACGGTTTCCACATCTTCGGTGTGTTTAGCCACTAACCCACCCCGTCTTGTTAAAATTCGTTCAAAGACTTTCCAATTAATAATATTGTCTTCAACCACCAAAACGGTTCTCATCATGGTCTTGCCCCTCCAATAAACCCAATTTCATCTATCCATCTATACCTTAAGTGTGTTCTATAACCGTCAAACCGTCGATAGGGATAAGTTCAGGAGTTTTTAAATTCTTCTTGTGACGGGATACAATCTTTCTCAGCAAGTCAGGCTAGAAAAGGATAGAAAAGTTCAGGATTGCATCGTCACAAAGACGTGGAATAGGTATTTTCTATGTTAAGCGGGTGGGGGGAAATTTTCTCTTGAATTGTTAAAAGATCCTAAACACACTGCGTTTTATATTGAAACGTGCTTAGAGGAACAGCATCCCTGGTCTACTTAATTAATCAACGTTAAAATCTATGAACACTTTATTAGAAAATAAATTTTTACAAGCAATCAATATTTGCCAATCTTTAACAGAGTGGAAATCTAAACCCACTGATTTAACCTTTCAAGCCATTGAACTATTTTGTGAGGTTGCACAGTCTCCGAGTCATTTTTTACGTTTAGCAAAAAACTATTCTCAAGAAACTCAATTAGCATCCCAAGCCCTATATGAATATGCTACAACTGTTGATAACTGGCGAGTTGATTGTGAATTAGGATTTGGAGTTAAAGATCATTGTACAATTCTAAACTTCTTTCTAAATATTTATACTCATGATTTTCATTATTTTACAGGAAATTTTAACAGTCCTGAACAAATTAATGAACTACTTCAGGATTGGAAACAAATCGATTTAACAGCAGTTTCATTTATGTTACAATATTAATAGAAAAGATACATCAATTAAGATTTATTATCATGAAGTCGGTTTCTAGTTTGGTCTCGGCTTATTATTAATACCTTGTCTAAGCCAAAAGAGTTTATCAATTATTAATTCTTCAAAAATAGATAATTCATTATTGATTGATAACTTTGATTCATTAATTTCTCTATGTCGTGAGTATCGATCTAAAAATCCTTCTTTTTCCAAAACCTCTAATAAAATCTCTTTTATACTTATTAATTCATTTTTTCTATATGCTTTTGCTTTATATATAGCTGTTGTCAAACAAGATCCCATGAAATATTGATTTTTATTTATAGGTGAATTAAAAATAAAATTATAGATTTGATTAATTGATATGTGTGCAGATTTTTTACTCCCTGGACTAAAGAGAAAGACAAAAGACTGAGTTGGTTGCCATTCCTTTCCAAAAAGGTCAATTTCAGGAAATGATATTAAAATGCAGGCAAAACAATTAGTTTGATCAGCTACAGTTTGAATTTTATCTATTGCTTCACTTGAAGGAAATTTTGGTTTTATTTCTATCCATAAATTTACATTCTTTAAATGAAAATCAGGTAGATACCAGCCATATTTTGTATCAAATCTCTGGCTTTCATACTGATATTGAATTTTCAAATAATCAAATAAAATTGCCCATTTAGCTTCTAAAAGTGATCTAAAGATATAACCATTATAGTAAGTTAACTTACTAACAACTTCGTCGCTCATAAGTTGATAAACTCCTATTAACTAGCATACTGCTCTTGAAGTTGATCATTTTGTTTATCGTTTTGCTCAATTAAATCTACTGGCTGTTGTGATTTTAAAAACCTTTTAATTTCTATAGGAGAGTAACCGTAGTGAGAAGCAGCTTCTATAAAATTGTCTGGATAATTCTTAAATAATAGTTGTAGAGAAGCACTCTTGGTTTCAGCTATTGAAAAATAGCCATTTTTGATCAAACTTTCTTTATATAAAAAATTTCTAATCTCAACGTGAGAGTATCCTAACAATAGGGCTGCATCTCTAAAAGCCATCTCACCATGAGCTTTGTAAGCTTTCCATAAAGTACCTAGTGGGATCAGTAGGTTTTTCATAGCACCAATTTCAAACTAGCTTCAAGTTTGATTATACGTTATCTACCTAAAAAAAACAAGGTAGGTAAACTCAGACATTCAACCACTTAATACGCATCTTCACCTGAATAGGCGATCATTTGTCTCATGAGCTATCCACCTTTTTTTTCAATTATAATGTGATCGCCCTTTTTACAAGAGCGATCGCTTTTTAATGCGCTAAAGCTCAACTACGGGGTGGGATTGCCCTTTAACTCAAAAAGAGCGATCGCTTTTCTGGC
The genomic region above belongs to Planktothrix tepida PCC 9214 and contains:
- a CDS encoding SDR family oxidoreductase yields the protein MNKLLITGASGFLGWHLCQLAQAQWQVYGITHSKTINIPNINLIQADLTDEQALKTMFQEIQPDAVIHAGAQSQPNFCQQYPELSHQINVTVSLLIANFCADLNIPCVFTSTDLVFNGLNPPYRETDPVSPVSYYGEQKVLAEQGMLERYPRTAICRMPLMFGNVPPHATNFIQPFIQALKDGKELKLFVDEFRTPVSGTTAAKGLLLALEKTQGILHLGGKERLSRYELGKLMAEILELPADLIKPCSQAEIKMSAPRPPDVSLESSKAFNLGYQPLSIREELQLLNR
- a CDS encoding response regulator, encoding MRTVLVVEDNIINWKVFERILTRRGGLVAKHTEDVETVMQMAVNKQADLILMDVSLTNSYYDGKAVDGIKITQMLKANPETAKLPVILVTAHATTGDRENFLAQSGADDYIPKPVVDHKAFVEQIKSKLPVDD